CCTCAGCTATTGTAAGCAGTGAATACATTTCTCAGTTTCTCCTAACATTCATCATTTCAGAGTTGACACATTTTTGCTTAAATGCTAAAATTCAAGAAATATCATGATCTATATCTACTCTCAGATGCAAGGTATCAATACTTTCTTTGACACCAAGTGATTaagaaaatgtgtaaaaatgtTACTCATAGACAAAAAACTGGTGATTTAGGTAGTCTGCAGAATAAAGGAGAAATCATTTCCACAGTGAAATGACCTCAGGCACAGAGACTGAATGTGCCTCAAGCTGGTCATCAATACTTCAAAAGAGAGACCATCAAGAGAAATACTGGCTTTGCTTGAGGACAATTACAGAATTTAGGATCACAAACTGAAAGCAAGAGTGGAGGATAAAATACTGAAGGAATATTGGAATTTATTCTGTATAAAACTCTTCaagaattctttcttttctttagacAGGGAGGTTTCTTAACCCTGCAGAAATCTATTCAGCTGTCAGGTTCCTACCAAAGTGAAAGCACAGTACACACAGTACCCTTGTGTACTTATATGGCAGAGAAGTCAAATGTTAAGTACTCAATGCAGTAATGGAAAGAGTTGCTTTACCGGTGGGGTTTTCTGAGACAGCTCCCTGTTCAATCTGTCTGTGAAACTCTGTATTAGAGTGTTTCCTCCTGCTACAATCACACTGCCATAGAGAccctaaaaagagaaaagaaaaaaaaccaaaacctggaGCTTTACCTCAGAAATCATTCTGGAAACAGCTCTTTCTCACAATACAGGGGTGGCACGAGTATGTACACTCAAGAGCAACAATACATCACTTCATGCCAACAGTATTACCTCTcccaaataattatttaatcaCTTCAAAATATTGCAAGGCAGCTTGATATTAAATTATAAAAGGAAGACAGAAGCCATATGTTCTATATGATTCCACAAACAATTTCTGCTATGGAGAACCCTCAACCTGCAGATCTCCCCTGTATCCaaattgttgggtttttacAGCTGAATGCAACctgaaaagaaaaccccacagcactTCAGCAGTTTTCCATCCCACTATTGCTGCAGCTGGTGAACACACACCCAGGGCCCAGCCCACAAAGCCCTTCTCACACACTGGttaacagaagaaaatcttGAAAGAACTCTCATGCAATCTGTATCAAATTGACACCTGAAAAGGACagcacattaattttaaaaataatgctttcCTTTAGGACATCTCTTCCTTCTACTCTTCATAAATTCCAAGTATGCTCTAAACATAATGATGCCTAAAAACCTGAAGATAACACTCAAAGTTACGAACATAAATGCTTATCTGAAGCCAGTCCAATCCAAATTATGCAGTGCCAGCCACAAAATCTGTACATCACAACTTTAAATATGGGTAGAAACACTAAGTAAAAGGTCCTGATTTAGCATTTTGTAAGACTAAACACTGATGGTACATACCCCTATATACAAATACATAATACTTACAGAATTATTCTAACATAATTATTATTATCCTAGGATATCCTAGAAGTCTCTTCACTGTTGCTGTTCTAGTCCCAAAAACATGTATCAGCACAAAAATATCTAAGCCTTAAAATACTGCCTGGCTGACTAACACTTACCGGCCTGATATCAATATCACACATTCCAACGCTTGTTGTGACAACGTGGCTCACACCCAACATCGTGTTACCAGACAAACCCTGCAGGGAAAATGAGGAATCTACACATCATTGCTTCAAGAGAGCAAGGCATAGAAAAGCCCTGAATGAGTTGAATTTTACAAGTATTACTGGAGATAGAGCTAAGCATTTTGCTGGGGAAGGAACAAAAATATCCCTATTTTTCCAATCAGCTCATCACCATCCATGTTTGAACATttcatccttcccttccccagccttAATTCAAGACAGACAAATTCCACTCCCAGGAGAACCCCACAGCACAAATACATTCAAATcactgaattaaaaatgaaagccatGTGACAGCCTAGTCATGCAGAGCCTTCCAATCACAGCCATCACAGTGGTTTTACCTTTACATTGGAAGGGTCAAACAATCCCTCGGGAATTTTCAGGCGCTCAGCACCGAAGTCACAGTTGTAGCCATTGGGGAACTCGTAATGAACTGTTGGCATCTGTGCTGCCACCCTGGAGCATCAGACAGAAAGCAAAGTGCTCTCTAAAGAGGATGTCAAATTATCTAAGCAGTGTTACAAACTACAGCTCCAATGGGAATAGTGTGATTCATAAGATTTACACTTTCAATGATATTTATTATGATCTCATCTTGGAATATTGAACAAAAAACTATCACCTGGGTATATGCAGTACTCCTACCATCAATTTTTAGATTAAACCTTCTTCCAGAACAAAACCAGCCAACAGCAATGAACAGGCTAAGCACCACATGCACAACTGGTAACtgattttacaagaaaaaagaaaataacatacTGTTCATCATAGGTTGAATCTGATACTTGGAGGACAGAAGCCTGGAAGTCCTGAATGACACACTGTGGAGTTAAAAATAACATGAATTTATATGAATTTTATAAAACTTACAGAACTGGTACTAGCTTTTCAAAGATTTTCTCATTCTTCAAGAGATAAAATTGCAAACAAAACTTATTTATGGGACACTcaggggaggtgggagcaggaggaatgACCCACTTACATTACACATGTAGTTGTGCCAAGACCTGGTGACCTGGGGcaacttctcttttctcttccaaTTTGCTGGCGACCCCTCACGAACTGCCTCCTGAGATTAAAGGGTACAAACTCATCAGGTAAACATTTAAGCCACTCCCCAAGACAACACTTACTAAATGAAGTTACTTTCCCACCTTTGAAGCAATCATATATGGAGGAATTATCTCTATGTTCATTTCCTGAAACAGCTCCCGGCACTGCATAGTGATGAAGTCTCCTGCAAGTGGTGATTTTACAATACCTAGAAGGCAAAGAGAGGatccaaaataaaaacctaaacAATCTGGAAAGTATCCAAATCATGGATAGACTCTCCCAACTATTTGTCAGTGAACActattagggtttttttcctttttaagggGCACACAGATGTCAAAGCAGTAACAGATCTGTACAAGCAGGAATCATGCTAACTCAGCCTTGGTACTGCAGTGCTGTCATACCTTGCTGAAGTACATATCCATCATGCACTGGAATAGCAGTGGTGTGTGTTGCTCCACTATCCAAGATGAGACCTGTAGATCTCCCATTAGCAAAACTAGTCAAAACAATTAAGGAAAACtctttaattttcactttagAAAAAAAGTGCTGCCATGCAATTAGATCATAACTAGGAAAAAGGACTCCAATATGTTATTCCTTGCCCCTACAAAGGGATTTATCATTTTCCAGTGTGTAGCATACacacttcattttctgtgcagAGAGAGCAACATTTAACTTCCATCTGTGAATTAACTCAAGCTTTGGATGTACAAGGGTGAGACTTCATGCCACTACTATGCAGCAAGCTCTAAGTACACCCAAGTCATTTAGACTCCAAGCTGGAAACATATTATTAAAGTAATTACAAATATTCTTAAGGCTATGAAATCTTCAGGCTCtaattgctgtattttgtaGTGTGGACAGCACCGTTTCAGGTCTGTAATATTCTGATGCATAGCATCCAATGgtaacaaaatttaaaaaaaaaaaaaaaaaaaaaaaaagacctggACCCCAAGGACAGTCAGACTGGGAGAACTTCAAAAATGAGCTCTAATGCCCTAAAGTTCACAAACTGAATTTGTTTACTTCCTCCCTGAATGTTTatggaaaaaatcaaatcaatttGAAGAAAGTTAGGCATGCTGTTATACTTGGAATTGCCTGGGAAAAGTTCACCATGATTTcctggagagggggaaaataaaaccaagcagTGAAACATGTTGAAGGATACGCTGTCAGAACGGCAGTTTTACACAAGAAGAAAGCTGGGATGTTGTAGTGTTCAAACATCAGCTCTGTCAGTTTTTCACGCTTTGCCCTGGTATTCCActaaaaacaaatccaaaccacaaGTAAGTGACCAAAAGGAAGCTGTGTTTGCACACTAACAGATTGCTAACACAATAAATAAGCAAGTAGAAAAATTGCAGCCAGAGTTTCAAATCATACCAAAATTCTACAGAAATGGATTTCTAGTAATTTACTTCTTTAGAacatttttcattccatttatACAATACATCAATGCTTATCTATCACACAAAAGTGCTACATACCTTTCATATTACAATAGATTTCTTTACACTTCTACAGCTCTTCCAGTGTCTGATTCCCAAAGAACTCTCTAAAGCAAGCACCCTGCCTTTTACAAGGGGAAAGATACATGAAGGAACTTGCCcagtgggaagaaaaataaatccagactTTCCAGTTCCCACAGTATCTTTCTACAGTTCTACCGTAGATGTCATTAAGCCAGGATAGATCCTAAATACTCAACACATTACTGaaaatgtgaggttttttccaaGCCAATACAACAAAGTAAGATGAGGTTCGTAAGGAGAATGTCAATGGGAATGTCTCTATTCAGACACCCACTGAGCCATCAAACATTAAACAGCCATTGCAAACTCATCCACACTCCACAAGATGTGATTCAACACAAGGGAATAATGAAATTCAAGAAAATCCTTTTCATAAGGTTTTATTAAAGACAGGCACTTGTGTATAGCATGTCTGCCTATTCTACTCTGACTTCAAGATCTACCCTTCAAATGctgagcattttaaaattacagaaaccTTGTCCAGATTTTCCCAGAAATTTGTACTCATCCACTTCAGCTACCTTACAGGACGACttacaaaggcagaaaaattaaaacttctcCTTTATAAATATTATTCTGTGCCACATAATATTACTTGTAAGGCTGAATGAAGCAAGACTTCTGATGAAAATTTATTTGGTGTAACTTAATATATAAGACATCcaaacatctttttctttttattctaggcagtaaaatttctttttttaacttttggCTTCTTTTCAGTAAGTGAAAAACAATAGTATATTGTAAATACTTTCTAATACAACTCATACAAACTATTtcaaattgagatttttttagaCATTTTCCAGAACCTGTCCAAGTATTTTAAAGCTGTAATTTCTGTAGCTAAGTCTTAGCACTTGTCACCTACAAGCCATTGTCAGACTTATCCAGGACTAATGTTTGCAGAGTCAGCAAAAAGACTTATCAAAATGCACAGCTGCTTTTACTCACTGGTGCTTCAGACATAAGGACAGGATGCAAACTTGCTTCAGATTTAATATGCATCTTGTAAGTGTGATCCAGAATTGCCTGGAAACTATCCCAATCTTCAACTGTAACAACATTGAGACAAGCACATTAATTACTTCtaagttttgtttcatttcataaaCACATAAAGgctttccaatttattttttgcatagAGCTCTTCAGTCAAAAGCTGTCCTCAGCAGACACACACACCCCTCCTCtaacagctctgcagaattcTCTTCCTCCACAACCACCATGACTTCAACAATTATGCTGAAAGTCCACTAACAGTGAAAACCAACCACATCTCCATGCAACCTGTAAACCAGGAATCTGTTCCTTCAGCCTGTTGCTGTACATAGCATGTCAACACAACTATGacttcctgcagcctggcaatgctattttaaaatcagGTAGAAAAAGACATAGAGCACCATACtcattccattttttaaaggtGAAATGGCTTCCATATTTTCCCTTGGAACTCTCAGGGCATTAGTGTCTATGTAGTAGGTCGGGCCCCCTTGTTTGCCTTTGTCACCATCTATCTCCATCAGAGTGCTGCCATTGTCCCTTTCTAGCACCACACCAATAGCTGTTGGAAAATCAACCTGCAAGGCAAGAAGCAAGCAGTACACAATGATTAGTAATTGTTTTGGAAGTTGTTTCTCTCATAAATTCAGAAGTTTCTTTACATAATACAGTCAGAACAAACCCCAAGGTATTCAGAAGGGTCGTAACTTTCAAAGACTTAAGGCATAAATTCATCTTGAATTTCCATCGAAGCACAGGTTCTCTCACCTTTGGGCAGTCCTCGCCTGCATAGCCTGCTCTCACTGTGTACGAGCCAATGTCAAAAACCAGAGCCCCAACTTCATCTGAAAAGATTGGgaataaagataaaaaacagTTATTAGGCTCTTCTGCAACCCTGACCTTTCCCTGCCCACTGCCTGCTTTGCCCTCTGGTAAAGGAAGACAAGCAAATCAAGGGATCTTTTACAAAGCAAGGACAAACTTCTCTACTCAGAACTCCCGCTACCAGAGAGCTCTTGGGAAACTGCAGACAGGCTTTAACTGGGGCACTGCAACCCTTCCGTTCGGTGTAAGAAAGAGAATTTTAGCAGAAGAGGGAAAACGTAGTAGCAACTAAACGGATCGGAAGATAAAGCTTTAAAAAGTTATATTTTAACGGTCACACGAAGGCAGGCGAGTCCAGAGCCACCGGAggtgatgaggatgaggaaggtggGACTGAAAACATCGACTGTGTGAGGGAAGGGGTCAGAGCACGAAGCGCCCGTCTCTACGGGCCCGATCCCCGCTGATCTGTGCACATCCTGAAGGAAGCCCGTCGGAAACGAGCAGTGGTCATAGGGGTGTGCGGAGGGGCTCGGGGGAACCACACTGGGCTCCCGAAACGCGGGGACCTTCCCCGGAGCTCGGATCCTGCCCAAGGCCGCGGTGCGAGCGCTCCCGGCGGAGCCACTCGGGGCGGCGAAGGACACGAACCAGgcccgccgcctccgccgcctCACGCGCGGGACGCGGAGGGGccgcggcagcgccgggccgggctgaGGGAGGCGGGAAGCGCCCGCCGGGGCCGCACGCGCCGCCTcgcggggcgggggaggggagggCGGCGCCGGACTCACCTCCCCCGTACACGCCGCCGCTCATGGCTGCCGctgggcccggccccgccgtcCGCCGtgcccgcgccgcgccgcccggccccgctccccgccggccCCGGTGTCCGCGGGCCCCGCGCTCCCCGCCCGCTCCTCTCGCCGCCGACCCAGCAACAAAAGCGCCCCGGCCACGCTCCCCGCCCGCGGCGCGGCCCGACCCGCAGCAACGTCGCCCGTCCGCCAATGGCAGCGCCGCGCGGGCAGAGCCGGCCAATCACGGCCGGCGGGAGGCGGGGCCTTGCTGCAGACAGCCAATCGTGGAGCGGGACGCGGAgggcgggcagggcagggagcgcagggcgggggggggggcgaTGTgaggggagcggcggcgggaggggacGGGACGGGGTGAGGGCAAGGGACACGGGGGTGAGAGTAGCGGAGCAGGTGAGGTGGGCACCGCGAGAGGAGTCACAGGTTGATTCAGGCGGGAAGGCACCACACTGGATCCTTTGGTCGCACTTCCTAGTGCCACAGGGTCGTCCCAGAGCACGTGGCACAGGATTGCGTTCAGAGGGTTCTGGGGTGTCTCCAGTAAGGGCGACTCCACATCTTCTATGGGCAGTCCGTTCTAATGAGCGGTCATTGCACAGCAAAGCTCTTACTGGGACAGGAACTTGCTGTACATCAGTTTCTGCCCGTTGTCTCTTGTTCTGTTGCTCAGCACCACCACCATGGGCCTGATCCATCCTCTGACACCTTGCAGACATTGTTGAGGTCACCTCTCCCCGAGGCTGAAGAGGCTCTGCTCCTTGGGCTTTTCCTCATGAAACACTCCAGGCCTTTCATCATCCTCTTGCCCTCTGCTGGACCTGCTCCGGGAGCTCCATGTCCTCTcgtgctgaggagcccagaactggacatgGGAAGGCTCTCGGGTTTGCTGGAGTGGGGAGCGGTGGCTTGTGAATCCTGAGGGCTCCAGGGTGAGCCTGCTGCCATGTGAGGAGTGGGATGACTCCAGAGCAGGGGGGCTGTGGAAAGGAACACTGCTCCTGGGCCCTCCCGAGTCCTTCCTGACAGGAGGCTGTGACCAGGGCGGATCACCCTCTTCTGGGCAACCAGCAACAGATTatctcagagatcttttccaacctaaccgattctgtgattcccctgctgctgtcaccgCTCTGTTGGGCTCTTGCACTGAgaataaaaagcttttgaagCCTGTTTTGACAACCCCACCTCGTATGGTTCCTTTGTTGCTTGGGGCAGAGCCCGtggtgcccagggctggtgtgtctgcagagctgggcagttCAGCTGCCAGTTTTACAGCTGAACTTCTAGTTAGGATTTCACATCGCCTTGTTTGGTGTCAGAGCGCTCAGCCAAACCTGGTGTTCAGCCAGAACAGATGGAGATGGGTAACTGTAAAGCTGTaggaattaaagaaaacaaaagaaagaccTCAGGCCTATCCAGCAGTTAGCATTagagaagactaaaattttaactggaaaatggggaattggCTTAAAGAGCAAGTGTTCCTGGTGTGCACCTTTTTGAGTTTTTAGgtgaggtgggtttttttggggggatgggAAGCTGTGT
This Catharus ustulatus isolate bCatUst1 chromosome 10, bCatUst1.pri.v2, whole genome shotgun sequence DNA region includes the following protein-coding sequences:
- the ACTL6A gene encoding actin-like protein 6A encodes the protein MSGGVYGGDEVGALVFDIGSYTVRAGYAGEDCPKVDFPTAIGVVLERDNGSTLMEIDGDKGKQGGPTYYIDTNALRVPRENMEAISPLKNGMIEDWDSFQAILDHTYKMHIKSEASLHPVLMSEAPWNTRAKREKLTELMFEHYNIPAFFLCKTAVLTAFANGRSTGLILDSGATHTTAIPVHDGYVLQQGIVKSPLAGDFITMQCRELFQEMNIEIIPPYMIASKEAVREGSPANWKRKEKLPQVTRSWHNYMCNCVIQDFQASVLQVSDSTYDEQVAAQMPTVHYEFPNGYNCDFGAERLKIPEGLFDPSNVKGLSGNTMLGVSHVVTTSVGMCDIDIRPGLYGSVIVAGGNTLIQSFTDRLNRELSQKTPPSMRLKLIANNTTVERRFSSWIGGSILASLGTFQQMWISKQEYEEGGKQCVERKCP